The nucleotide window CCGGCAGGCTGCTCAAGGCCGAAGGCTACGAGTTCGACGTGGCCTACACCAGCGTACTCAAGCGTGCCACCCGTACCCTGTGGCACTGCCTGGACGAAATGGACCGCACCTGGCTGCCCGTGGTGCACAGCTGGCGCCTGAACGAGCGCCACTACGGCGCCCTGCAGGGCCTGAACAAAGCAGACATGGCCAAACAGTACGGCGACGCCCAGGTGCTGGTGTGGCGCCGCAGCTACGACACGCCGCCACCCGCGCTGGAAGCCACCGACGTGCGCAGCGAACGCGCGGACATCCGCTACGCCAAGCTCCAGCCGGACCAGATCCCGCTGACCGAGTGCCTCAAAGACACTGTGGCCCGCGTCATGCCGTTCTGGAACGAGGCCATGGCGCCCGCCATCCAGGCCGGCAAACGGATCGTCGTGGCCGCCCACGGCAATTCGATCCGCGCGCTGATCAAGTACCTGGACAACATCTCCGACGACGACATCGTGGGGGTGAACATCCCCAACGGCATCCCGCTGGTCTATGAGCTGGACGCCGACCTCAAGCCGATCCGCCACTACTACCTGGGCGACGCCGAAGCCGCAGCCAAGGCCGCAGCCGCTGTGGCCTCCCAAGGCAAAGCTTGAGTAAAGACCGCTACTAACGGCGGAACAGACCCCAATATTCCCGAAGATGGGAACTGGATGCCAGGGGCTGCGTCCAAGGTGTATATTGAAGCGAGACAGGAATATTTATGGGTCACAAATTGAAAATTACCGGCTGGATCGCTCTGGGTGTCGTCGCCGGTGCACTGACCACCGTCTCCTTGCAGACCGTGGCACGCAACACACTGGCCCCGCTGCCGCTGGAGGAGCTGCAGCAGCTCGCCGCCGTCTTCGGCATGGTCAAGAGCGACTACGTGGAGCCGGTGGACGAGAAAAAACTCATCACCGATGCCATCTCGGGCATGGTCTCCAGCCTGGACCCCCACTCGCAGTACTTTGACAAGAAGTCCTTCAAGGAATTCAAGGAAGGCACCTCGGGCCGCTTTGTCGGCGTGGGCATTGAAATCACCCAGGAAGACGGACTGGTCAA belongs to Rhodoferax saidenbachensis and includes:
- the gpmA gene encoding 2,3-diphosphoglycerate-dependent phosphoglycerate mutase, producing the protein MYKLVLVRHGESTWNLENRFTGWTDVDLTPTGVEQAKNAGRLLKAEGYEFDVAYTSVLKRATRTLWHCLDEMDRTWLPVVHSWRLNERHYGALQGLNKADMAKQYGDAQVLVWRRSYDTPPPALEATDVRSERADIRYAKLQPDQIPLTECLKDTVARVMPFWNEAMAPAIQAGKRIVVAAHGNSIRALIKYLDNISDDDIVGVNIPNGIPLVYELDADLKPIRHYYLGDAEAAAKAAAAVASQGKA